A genomic window from Sparus aurata chromosome 4, fSpaAur1.1, whole genome shotgun sequence includes:
- the ccne1 gene encoding G1/S-specific cyclin-E1 yields MRGQREETQPKSVAPDVPKETTVRPRKRKADVAIYLQDLDDEEVAEMTKKKQRECEPGWSPDPGYTSPHRWIPTPDQEEDQPVTLINAGFPHYNFNNIFTTPVHCAPLPALCWASKDVVWNNMLEKDKTYTRDVHMMENHPHLQPKMRAILLDWLMEVSEVYKLHRETYHLAQDYFDRFMATQRNVFKSTLQLIGITCLFIAAKVEEMYPPKVHQFAYVTDEACTEDEILSMEIIIMKELNWSLSPQTPISWLNVYMQVAYLKETDELLIPRYPQATFTQIAELLDLCMLDVRCLEFSNGILAASALFHFSSLELVENVSALKRVEVEECVRWMVPFAMALREVGGSPMKTFTGIPADDMHNIQTHASYVTWLEKAHSYQDVELERHGNCPVPSGVLTPPLSIEKTEAMVRVDATELKIRPRMRTPSPQRPLPK; encoded by the exons ATGCGGGGACAACG GGAAGAGACACAACCTAAGTCTGTTGCTCCCGATGTGCCCAAGGAAACTACAGTACGACCGAGAAAGAGGAAGGCAGATGTTGCCATT TATTTACAAGATCTGGACGATGAAGAGGTTGCAGAGATGACAAAGAAGAAGCAGCGCGAGTGTGAG CCGGGCTGGAGTCCTGATCCTGGTTATACAAGTCCACACAGGTGGATTCCCACACCTGATCAGGAAGAGGACCAACCAGTCACCCTGATAAATGCAGGGTTCCCCCACTATAACTTTAACAACATATTTACAACCCCTGTGCATTGTGCACCACTTCCTGCACTGTG TTGGGCCAGTAAGGATGTGGTATGGAACAACATGTTGGAGAAGGATAAGACTTACACCAGGGATGTCCACATGATGGAGAACCATCCTCATCTGCAGCCAAAGATGAGGGCAATTCTCCTGGACTGGCTCATGGAG GTGAGTGAAGTGTACAAACTGCACAGGGAGACTTATCACCTCGCACAGGACTACTTTGATCGCTTCATGGCCACGCAGAGAAATGTGTTCAAATCAACACTGCAGCTCATAGGCATCACCTGTCTCTTCATCGCTGCTAAAGTAGAG GAGATGTATCCTCCAAAAGTCCACCAGTTTGCCTATGTTACAGATGAAGCCTGCACTGAAGATGAGATTCTCAGCAtggaaattattattatgaag GAGCTGAATTGGAGTCTCAGCCCACAGACTCCCATATCCTGGCTCAATGTTTACATGCAGGTGGCCTACCTGAAGGAGACAGACGAGCTGCTCATCCCCAGATACCCACAGGCTACCTTCACACAGATCGCAGAG TTGTTGGACCTGTGTATGCTAGATGTGCGTTGCCTTGAGTTTTCTAATGGCATTCTTGCTGCTTCAGCCCTGTTTCACTTCTCTTCcctggagctggtggagaatgtctcag CTCTGAAGAGGGTGGAGGTAGAGGAGTGTGTGAGGTGGATGGTGCCTTTTGCCATGGCGCTGCGGGAGGTTGGAGGGTCACCCATGAAAACATTCACAGGAATCCCTGCAGATGACATGCACAACATCCAGACCCATGCCTCCTATGTTACATGGCTG GAAAAGGCCCACTCTTACCAGGATGTGGAGTTGGAGCGTCATGGCAACTGTCCTGTCCCTTCAGGCGTCCTGACTCCCCCTCTGAGCATTGAGAAAACTGAAGCGATGGTCCGAGTGGATGCTACAGAGCTGAAAATCAGACCGAGGATGCGTACACCATCCCCGCAACGGCCTCTTCCAAAGTAG